In the Pseudonocardia cypriaca genome, one interval contains:
- a CDS encoding TIGR03620 family F420-dependent LLM class oxidoreductase yields MIEALERYGAALTVTDDLEEHARAVEGWGYTSIWVAGGQLTTLEPLLRILRATTRVAVVPGIIALDVHGPEAIAELYAEAEAIAPGRLVVGLGGPQRTQAGALAALGTALDELEAVVPRERRLLAALGPRKLDLARDRFGGAVTLLVNPEYTAWVRDRLGGGSTLVVDQLVVLDEDAQTARAAAREPLGFLSRVGGYAAAFSRMGFTDTEIREMSDGLVDATFAWGGADRVLARLREQEAAGADHVVISPLGGPGELATLERLAPSLVGS; encoded by the coding sequence GTGATCGAAGCACTGGAGCGCTACGGCGCCGCCCTCACCGTGACCGACGACCTGGAGGAGCACGCCCGCGCCGTCGAGGGGTGGGGCTACACGTCCATCTGGGTGGCCGGCGGGCAGCTGACCACGCTCGAACCGCTGCTGCGGATCCTGCGTGCCACGACCCGGGTGGCGGTGGTCCCGGGGATCATCGCCCTCGACGTGCACGGCCCCGAGGCCATTGCCGAGCTGTACGCCGAGGCCGAAGCGATCGCGCCGGGCCGCCTCGTGGTGGGTCTCGGCGGTCCCCAACGCACACAGGCCGGTGCACTGGCGGCACTGGGCACCGCCCTCGACGAGCTCGAAGCCGTGGTGCCGCGGGAGCGGCGGCTGCTCGCGGCGCTCGGGCCGCGGAAGCTGGACCTGGCACGGGACCGGTTCGGCGGCGCCGTCACGCTGCTGGTGAACCCCGAGTACACCGCGTGGGTCCGTGACCGGCTCGGCGGCGGCTCGACGCTGGTGGTCGACCAGCTCGTCGTCCTCGACGAGGACGCGCAGACGGCGAGGGCCGCGGCGCGCGAGCCGCTGGGCTTCCTGTCCAGGGTGGGCGGCTACGCGGCCGCGTTCTCGCGGATGGGGTTCACCGACACCGAGATCCGCGAGATGAGTGACGGCCTCGTCGACGCCACCTTCGCTTGGGGCGGGGCCGACCGGGTGCTCGCCCGCCTGCGGGAGCAGGAGGCCGCGGGGGCCGACCACGTCGTGATCTCGCCGTTGGGTGGTCCGGGCGAGCTGGCGACCCTGGAACGGCTGGCGCCGAGCCTCGTGGGGTCGTGA
- a CDS encoding ABC transporter substrate-binding protein: MTHSLLRPGVLLLAGALLAAGCSAGSTASPGVAPGSPDAPLRIGLTAEPANLDFTRTDGAAIPEALLVNVYEGLVELNQETGEIEPALAESWTVSPDGLVYDFTLREDVTFSNGEPFTADDVKFSIERVKSDAWTVSLKSAMGVVSGVEVVSPTHARVTLGQPSNSWLFRMTTRIGAMFDPSGVGDLANTPVGTGPYTVSEFRRGDRLVLTRRDGYWGDAPAIRQVDLQYFKDATAAVNALLTDGIDVIGTVQAPEALAQFDGDSRFQVIEGTTNGEVTLAMNGATGPTSDVRVRRAIAMAIDHQAVLNTAWAGRGTPIDSMVPPTDPWYQPLPDVTPYNPDAARALLAEAGTPNLSLRFRIANLPYAVAAAQVVQSQLAAVGVQTQIEPLEFPARWLEQVFKNADYDLSIVAHVEPRDIRTFGDPSYYWRYTNPEVQRLLTESETGSQQQQIDDLRQVGRLIAEDAAADWLFLLPNLIVADADVKGLPRNRIGEALDLTALSRG, translated from the coding sequence GTGACGCATTCGCTCCTCCGCCCGGGCGTCCTCCTGCTCGCCGGTGCCCTGCTCGCCGCCGGCTGCTCCGCCGGGTCCACCGCCTCCCCCGGCGTGGCTCCCGGAAGCCCGGACGCACCGCTGCGGATCGGGCTCACCGCCGAGCCGGCCAACCTCGACTTCACCCGCACCGACGGCGCCGCGATCCCCGAGGCGCTGCTGGTCAACGTCTACGAGGGCCTGGTCGAGCTGAACCAGGAGACCGGCGAGATCGAGCCCGCCCTCGCCGAGTCCTGGACCGTCAGCCCCGACGGCCTCGTCTACGACTTCACCCTGCGCGAGGACGTCACGTTCTCGAACGGCGAGCCGTTCACCGCCGACGACGTGAAGTTCAGCATCGAGCGGGTGAAGTCCGACGCCTGGACGGTCTCGCTCAAGAGCGCCATGGGCGTCGTGTCCGGGGTCGAGGTGGTGTCCCCGACGCACGCGCGGGTCACGCTCGGCCAGCCGAGCAACAGCTGGCTCTTCCGGATGACCACCCGCATCGGCGCGATGTTCGACCCGTCCGGCGTCGGCGACCTCGCGAACACGCCCGTCGGCACCGGCCCGTACACGGTCTCGGAGTTCCGCCGCGGCGACCGCCTCGTCCTCACCCGCCGCGACGGGTACTGGGGCGACGCCCCCGCCATCCGCCAGGTCGACCTGCAGTACTTCAAGGACGCGACCGCCGCCGTCAACGCGCTCCTCACCGACGGCATCGACGTGATCGGCACCGTGCAGGCACCAGAGGCGCTCGCGCAGTTCGACGGTGACAGCCGCTTCCAGGTGATCGAGGGCACCACCAACGGCGAGGTCACCCTCGCCATGAACGGCGCGACCGGACCCACGAGCGACGTCCGGGTCCGCCGCGCCATCGCGATGGCCATTGACCACCAGGCCGTGCTGAACACGGCCTGGGCGGGGCGCGGCACCCCGATCGACAGCATGGTCCCGCCCACCGACCCGTGGTACCAGCCGCTGCCCGACGTCACCCCGTACAACCCGGACGCAGCGCGGGCGCTGCTCGCCGAGGCCGGCACCCCGAACCTCTCGCTGCGGTTCCGGATCGCGAACCTGCCCTACGCCGTCGCGGCGGCGCAGGTGGTGCAGAGCCAGCTCGCGGCCGTCGGCGTCCAGACCCAGATCGAGCCCCTCGAGTTCCCCGCCCGCTGGCTGGAGCAGGTGTTCAAGAACGCCGACTACGACCTCTCGATCGTCGCGCACGTCGAGCCGCGGGACATCCGCACCTTCGGCGACCCGAGCTACTACTGGCGCTACACCAACCCGGAGGTGCAGCGGCTGCTCACCGAGTCGGAGACCGGCAGCCAGCAGCAGCAGATCGACGACCTGCGGCAGGTGGGGCGGCTCATCGCCGAGGACGCAGCGGCCGACTGGCTCTTCCTGCTGCCGAACCTGATCGTCGCCGACGCCGACGTCAAGGGCCTCCCCCGCAACCGCATCGGCGAGGCGCTCGACCTCACCGCGCTGTCGCGCGGGTAG
- a CDS encoding ABC transporter permease, which translates to MLVQLVRRTAVFVASLVVASVVVFAFMSVLPGDPARVALGVNATEEAVAATRAAFGTDRPLVVQYLDWVGGLPVGDFGRSYVTDVDVGPQILDRLLVTTWLVLTGMAVALVVALPLGVLAAVHHRRAAGTAISAFSQVGVAIPSFLAGILLVTVFAVRLGWLPSGGWVPPAQDPVEFLRRLLLPALALGLVQGAVLTRYVRSAVLDVLREDYLRTARSKGLTPGRALVRHGLRNAAIPVVTVLGLQLATLLVGAVVVERVFVIPGLGSLLLDGVANRDLLLVQGVVIVLVLAVLVVNFLVDVAYAVLDPRLRRAA; encoded by the coding sequence GTGCTGGTCCAGCTGGTCCGCCGCACGGCCGTGTTCGTCGCCAGCCTGGTGGTGGCGTCGGTCGTCGTGTTCGCGTTCATGTCGGTGCTGCCGGGCGACCCGGCCCGCGTCGCGCTGGGCGTCAACGCCACCGAGGAGGCGGTCGCGGCCACCCGCGCGGCGTTCGGCACCGACCGCCCGCTCGTCGTGCAGTACCTGGACTGGGTCGGCGGGCTGCCGGTCGGCGACTTCGGCCGTTCCTACGTCACCGACGTCGACGTCGGGCCGCAGATCCTCGACCGGCTGCTGGTCACCACGTGGCTCGTGCTGACCGGGATGGCGGTCGCGCTGGTGGTGGCGCTGCCCCTCGGCGTGCTCGCCGCCGTGCACCACCGGCGGGCCGCCGGCACCGCGATCTCGGCGTTCAGCCAGGTCGGGGTGGCGATCCCGAGCTTCCTGGCCGGCATCCTGCTCGTCACGGTCTTCGCCGTGCGGCTGGGCTGGCTGCCTTCGGGCGGGTGGGTCCCACCCGCGCAGGACCCCGTCGAGTTCCTGCGCCGCCTGCTGCTCCCGGCGCTCGCGCTCGGCCTCGTGCAGGGCGCGGTGCTCACCCGCTACGTCCGCTCAGCCGTGCTCGACGTGCTGCGCGAGGACTACCTGCGCACCGCCCGCTCCAAGGGCCTCACCCCGGGCCGCGCGCTGGTGCGCCACGGGCTGCGCAACGCCGCGATCCCGGTGGTCACGGTGCTCGGGCTGCAGCTGGCCACGCTCCTGGTCGGCGCGGTCGTGGTGGAGCGGGTGTTCGTGATCCCCGGGCTCGGCAGCCTGCTGCTCGACGGCGTCGCCAACCGCGACCTGCTGCTCGTGCAGGGCGTGGTGATCGTGCTGGTGCTGGCCGTGCTGGTGGTCAACTTCCTGGTCGACGTGGCTTACGCGGTGCTCGACCCGCGGCTGCGGAGAGCGGCATGA
- a CDS encoding ABC transporter permease → MTRVPAALVVGAALVGLVVAAALLSFVWTPYDAVQVDPASRLAPPGGAHWLGTDTFGRDVVSQLLVGARTTLFVGVVAVGLAGVVGTPIGILAAMGPRWLGELVMRTNDLVLAFPALLLAIMFGAVYGPSTLTAMVAIGIATVPSFARLARGGALQVLATEYVLAARAAGRPRTAIAARHVLPNIAGILLVQASVSFAIAVLAEAALSFLGFGTRPPTPSWGRMLQEAQQLLYLKPELSLWPGLAIALAVLGFNLLGDGLRDRFDPRLVDRS, encoded by the coding sequence ATGACCCGCGTTCCGGCCGCGCTGGTGGTGGGCGCCGCGCTCGTGGGGCTCGTCGTGGCCGCTGCGCTGCTCTCGTTCGTCTGGACTCCCTACGACGCGGTGCAGGTCGACCCGGCCAGCCGGCTCGCGCCGCCGGGCGGCGCGCACTGGCTGGGCACCGACACCTTCGGCCGCGACGTGGTGAGCCAGCTGCTCGTCGGGGCCCGCACCACCCTGTTCGTGGGGGTGGTCGCCGTCGGGCTGGCGGGAGTGGTCGGCACGCCGATCGGCATCCTGGCCGCCATGGGACCGCGTTGGCTGGGCGAGCTCGTCATGCGGACCAACGACCTGGTGCTCGCGTTCCCCGCGCTGCTGCTCGCGATCATGTTCGGTGCGGTGTACGGGCCGAGCACGCTCACCGCGATGGTCGCGATCGGCATCGCGACCGTGCCGTCGTTCGCGCGGCTCGCCCGGGGCGGGGCCCTCCAGGTGCTGGCCACCGAGTACGTGCTCGCCGCCCGGGCCGCCGGGCGCCCGCGCACCGCGATCGCCGCCCGGCACGTGCTGCCCAACATCGCCGGGATCCTGCTGGTGCAGGCGTCGGTGTCGTTCGCGATCGCGGTGCTCGCCGAGGCGGCGCTGTCGTTCCTCGGCTTCGGCACCCGCCCGCCGACACCGTCGTGGGGGCGGATGCTGCAGGAGGCGCAGCAGCTGCTCTACCTGAAGCCCGAGCTCTCGCTGTGGCCAGGGCTCGCGATCGCGCTCGCCGTGCTGGGCTTCAACCTGCTCGGCGACGGCCTGCGCGACCGGTTCGACCCGCGGCTGGTGGACCGCTCATGA
- a CDS encoding ABC transporter ATP-binding protein — MTAVLHVDGLDVGTADLRLVSDVSFTIAAGERVGLIGESGSGKSLTALAMMGLLPDGVHAGGSVRLAGVGHDLVGAPEPRMAAVRGAAMTMVFQEPMSALNPSMRVGDQVAEVMLLHGTQRDRSNARAAVVKLLDSVHLPEPERLARAYPHQLSGGQRQRVMIAIALANGPSVLLADEPTTALDVTVQAQVLDLILTGVAERGAALLFITHDLAVVATVCERVMVMYGGRIVESGPVEEVFTNPRHPYTQGLLAASDMTGTDGRLRTIPGSVPAAGRFPDGCVFRNRCPNAADDCAVLPPWTEQDGGGYACHHPVGSPESAGEALVQERHVPVLQVQERGVPELPAPEPLIQVRDLRRTYHRPRTSLRHAAPPVQALRGVSFDIAEGQRFGLVGESGSGKSTLIRLLAGLDSPTSGTITFDGRDVGGQPERRLRFLRDQLQVVFQDPMGSLDPRMRVRDIVAEPLAGRAVDATARVRELLEAVGLPPDAGDRYPHQFSGGQRQRISIARALAPRPSVLVADEPVSALDVSVRAQILNLLADLVERFRLTLVFVSHDLSVVRHVCDTIAVLHRGELVELGPSAQVADAPEHPYTRRLVAAVPTIRGALAGRTASDLARGTPEESK, encoded by the coding sequence ATGACCGCGGTACTGCACGTCGACGGGCTCGACGTCGGCACCGCCGACCTGCGGCTCGTCTCCGACGTCTCGTTCACGATCGCGGCCGGTGAGCGGGTGGGGTTGATCGGCGAGTCCGGCTCGGGCAAGTCGCTCACCGCGCTCGCGATGATGGGCCTGCTCCCCGATGGCGTGCACGCCGGCGGGTCGGTGCGGCTCGCGGGCGTCGGCCACGACCTCGTCGGCGCGCCGGAGCCGCGCATGGCCGCCGTGCGCGGCGCGGCGATGACGATGGTGTTCCAGGAACCGATGTCGGCGCTGAACCCGTCGATGCGGGTGGGCGACCAGGTCGCCGAGGTCATGCTGTTGCACGGCACCCAGCGGGATCGCAGCAACGCCCGGGCCGCCGTCGTGAAGCTCCTCGACAGCGTGCACCTCCCCGAGCCGGAGCGGCTCGCCCGCGCCTACCCCCACCAGCTCTCCGGCGGGCAGCGCCAGCGCGTGATGATCGCGATCGCGCTGGCCAACGGCCCGTCGGTGCTGCTCGCCGACGAGCCCACCACAGCGCTCGACGTCACCGTGCAGGCGCAGGTCCTCGACCTGATCCTGACGGGCGTCGCCGAACGCGGCGCGGCCCTGCTGTTCATCACCCACGACCTCGCCGTCGTGGCCACGGTGTGCGAGCGCGTGATGGTCATGTACGGCGGGCGGATCGTGGAGTCCGGCCCGGTGGAGGAGGTCTTCACGAACCCCCGCCACCCGTACACCCAGGGGCTGCTCGCCGCGTCCGACATGACGGGCACCGACGGCAGGCTGCGCACGATCCCCGGCTCCGTGCCGGCCGCGGGCCGGTTCCCCGACGGCTGCGTGTTCCGCAACCGCTGCCCGAACGCGGCGGACGACTGCGCGGTCCTGCCGCCGTGGACGGAGCAGGACGGCGGCGGCTACGCGTGCCACCACCCGGTGGGCTCCCCTGAGTCGGCGGGTGAGGCGCTGGTTCAGGAACGCCACGTTCCTGTCCTGCAGGTTCAGGAACGTGGCGTTCCTGAACTTCCGGCGCCCGAGCCCCTGATCCAGGTCCGCGACCTGCGGCGCACCTACCACCGCCCGCGCACCTCGCTGCGGCACGCCGCACCGCCGGTGCAGGCGCTGCGCGGGGTGTCGTTCGACATCGCGGAGGGGCAGCGGTTCGGGCTGGTCGGCGAGTCGGGCTCGGGCAAGTCGACGCTGATCCGGCTGCTCGCCGGGCTCGACTCCCCCACCTCGGGCACGATCACGTTCGACGGCCGGGACGTCGGCGGGCAGCCGGAGCGGCGGCTGCGCTTCCTGCGCGACCAGCTGCAGGTCGTGTTCCAGGACCCGATGGGATCGCTCGACCCGCGGATGCGGGTGCGGGACATCGTCGCGGAGCCGCTCGCAGGCAGGGCCGTCGACGCGACCGCCCGGGTGCGGGAGCTCCTCGAGGCGGTGGGCCTCCCACCGGACGCGGGTGATCGCTACCCCCACCAGTTCTCCGGCGGGCAGCGCCAGCGGATCTCGATCGCGCGGGCGCTCGCGCCCCGGCCGTCCGTCCTGGTGGCCGACGAACCGGTGAGCGCGCTCGACGTGTCGGTGCGCGCGCAGATCCTCAACCTGCTCGCCGACCTCGTCGAGCGGTTCCGGCTCACACTGGTGTTCGTCTCGCACGACCTGTCCGTCGTGCGCCACGTCTGCGACACGATCGCCGTGCTGCACCGCGGCGAGCTGGTCGAGCTCGGGCCATCGGCGCAGGTCGCCGACGCGCCGGAGCACCCGTACACGCGGCGGCTCGTCGCCGCCGTCCCCACGATCCGCGGGGCACTGGCCGGACGCACCGCCTCCGACCTCGCCCGCGGAACTCCCGAGGAGTCGAAGTGA
- a CDS encoding M20 family metallopeptidase — protein MTYPVDEEAVVALTRDLVRLRTVNEDGAREAPAARLVAETMHSFGWQPQVTEVAPGRPNVVAIVEGGGGPGRTLAFEGHTDVVTEGDPERWTVDPYGAEIRDGRLYGRGSADMKSGVAAMLHGVRALQLAGPFPGRVLVCALVDEEGLMLGAKHFARTDLAKGVDGAIICEPEEGEICTSAKGAVRIRVDLLGAMAHGAMPQHGRNPLPAAGRLLVALADLQDRLQKAHPAHEHLGEVYVTPTVSRAGSLDQINVIPARATVAVDVRTIPGVDHASLVERVRELAAEAGAPDGVTSELTVVDDRPCVEIATDHPLVTALAAAHEEVLGEPARYGGVPGATDGTILTRDAGIPTVVYGPGGKWIAHQADEFVEVDDIVRCAHVYAAAADRFLR, from the coding sequence GTGACATACCCGGTCGACGAGGAGGCCGTCGTCGCGCTGACCCGCGATCTCGTGCGGCTGCGCACGGTGAACGAGGACGGCGCGCGGGAAGCACCTGCCGCGCGGCTGGTGGCCGAGACCATGCACTCGTTCGGATGGCAGCCGCAGGTCACCGAGGTGGCACCGGGACGGCCGAACGTCGTCGCGATCGTCGAGGGCGGCGGTGGCCCGGGCCGAACGCTCGCGTTCGAGGGGCACACCGACGTCGTCACCGAGGGCGACCCGGAGCGCTGGACCGTCGACCCCTACGGCGCCGAGATCCGCGACGGCCGCCTCTACGGCCGCGGCTCCGCGGACATGAAGTCCGGGGTGGCGGCGATGCTCCACGGCGTGCGGGCCCTGCAGCTGGCCGGGCCGTTCCCGGGCCGGGTGCTGGTGTGCGCGCTCGTCGACGAGGAAGGGCTGATGCTCGGCGCCAAGCACTTCGCCCGCACCGACCTCGCGAAGGGCGTCGACGGGGCGATCATCTGCGAGCCCGAGGAGGGCGAGATCTGCACGTCGGCCAAGGGCGCGGTGCGGATCCGGGTCGACCTGCTCGGCGCGATGGCCCACGGCGCCATGCCCCAGCACGGGCGCAACCCGCTGCCCGCGGCCGGCCGGCTGCTCGTGGCGCTCGCCGACCTCCAGGACCGGCTGCAGAAAGCCCATCCGGCCCACGAGCACCTCGGCGAGGTGTACGTGACCCCGACCGTGAGCCGCGCCGGCTCGCTCGACCAGATCAACGTCATCCCCGCCCGGGCGACGGTCGCCGTCGACGTGCGCACCATCCCCGGGGTGGACCACGCGTCGCTGGTCGAGCGGGTGCGCGAGCTGGCCGCCGAGGCGGGCGCACCGGACGGGGTCACCTCCGAGCTGACCGTCGTCGACGACCGCCCGTGCGTGGAGATCGCCACCGACCACCCGCTGGTCACCGCGCTCGCCGCCGCCCACGAGGAGGTGCTCGGCGAGCCCGCGCGCTACGGCGGGGTGCCCGGCGCCACCGACGGCACGATCCTCACCCGCGACGCCGGGATCCCCACCGTCGTCTACGGGCCCGGCGGGAAGTGGATCGCCCACCAGGCGGACGAGTTCGTGGAGGTGGACGACATCGTCCGGTGCGCGCACGTGTACGCCGCCGCAGCTGATCGGTTCCTGCGATGA
- a CDS encoding aldehyde dehydrogenase family protein, producing the protein MIPDLPFPPGLPIGDGWVPAATADVRFPYDGSVVAPGPVGTVADASAALDAALAVRSEAAALPSRVRRDVLLATRDVLAARREDLEQLLVLETGKPLVDCRVEVDRTLVTLAAAAEEVARLHGETVPLDLLPSGDGMIGFWTRRPIGVVVGITGFNYPLLLAAHKFAPAVAAGCPVIGKPAPQTPLATLWLVHALREAGAPEAMVQLVTGDAEVGARLVTDPRIGAVSFTGSAEVGHRIARSAAPRKVLLELGSNAALVVAADADLDAAADAILRGGFYASGQACISVQRVLVEEPVADALLDRLAAGLADVRVGDPRDPATRVSALIDPGAQKRVDEWVDEAVAAGARRLSNGVPTVLADVPDGLRAWDEEVFGPVVCVRTVPDLEAAFDAVNASRYGLHASVFTRSLASAFRAIDRLEVGGVVVNEVPGFRSDTMPYGGVKDSGIGREGPRFAVEELTVTRMAVIRP; encoded by the coding sequence ATGATCCCCGACCTGCCGTTCCCGCCCGGCCTCCCGATCGGCGACGGCTGGGTGCCCGCAGCCACCGCCGACGTCCGGTTCCCCTACGACGGCTCGGTCGTCGCGCCAGGTCCGGTCGGGACGGTCGCCGACGCGTCGGCGGCACTCGACGCGGCGCTCGCCGTCCGTTCCGAGGCGGCCGCGCTGCCCTCGCGCGTCCGGCGGGACGTGCTGCTGGCCACCCGCGACGTCCTCGCGGCCCGCCGCGAGGACCTGGAGCAGCTGCTCGTCCTCGAGACCGGCAAGCCCCTCGTCGACTGCCGGGTGGAGGTCGACCGCACGCTGGTCACCCTCGCGGCGGCGGCCGAGGAGGTCGCCCGCCTGCACGGCGAGACCGTGCCGCTGGACCTGCTGCCGTCGGGCGACGGCATGATCGGCTTCTGGACCCGGCGGCCGATCGGCGTGGTCGTCGGGATCACCGGGTTCAACTACCCGCTGCTGCTCGCCGCCCACAAGTTCGCCCCCGCGGTCGCCGCGGGCTGCCCGGTGATCGGGAAGCCCGCCCCGCAGACGCCCCTCGCGACGTTGTGGCTGGTGCACGCGCTCCGGGAAGCGGGTGCACCGGAGGCGATGGTCCAGCTCGTCACCGGCGACGCCGAGGTCGGCGCCCGGCTCGTGACCGACCCGCGCATCGGGGCCGTCTCGTTCACGGGCTCGGCCGAGGTGGGCCACCGGATCGCCCGCTCCGCCGCGCCGCGCAAGGTGCTGCTGGAGCTGGGCTCGAACGCCGCGCTCGTCGTCGCCGCGGACGCCGACCTGGACGCCGCCGCGGACGCGATCCTGCGCGGCGGCTTCTACGCGTCCGGGCAGGCGTGCATCTCGGTGCAGCGGGTGCTCGTCGAGGAGCCCGTGGCCGACGCGCTGCTCGACCGGCTCGCCGCGGGTCTCGCGGACGTCCGGGTCGGGGACCCGCGGGACCCGGCGACCCGGGTCTCCGCGCTGATCGACCCCGGCGCCCAGAAGCGGGTGGACGAGTGGGTCGACGAGGCGGTCGCCGCCGGCGCGCGGCGGCTGTCGAACGGGGTGCCGACCGTGCTGGCCGACGTCCCGGACGGCCTGCGGGCGTGGGACGAGGAGGTGTTCGGCCCGGTGGTGTGCGTGCGCACGGTGCCGGACCTGGAGGCGGCGTTCGACGCGGTCAACGCCTCGCGGTACGGCCTGCACGCGAGCGTTTTCACCCGCTCCCTCGCCTCGGCGTTCCGGGCGATCGACCGCCTGGAGGTGGGCGGCGTCGTGGTGAACGAGGTGCCCGGCTTCCGCTCGGACACGATGCCCTACGGCGGGGTGAAGGACTCCGGCATCGGGCGGGAAGGCCCGCGGTTCGCGGTGGAGGAGCTGACGGTGACGCGGATGGCGGTGATCCGACCGTGA
- a CDS encoding SDR family NAD(P)-dependent oxidoreductase, with translation MSYEDLFRLDGRRVVVVGAGSGIGREAAKALAAHGAEVVCADRDVDAATATGVGTAYALDVLDREAVRSAATDLGAVDVLVFTAATNVRKRLLDYADAEFDRVVDLNLRASFNLVRAFGGPMAERGRGSIVGFASIRAVTVEPGQGVYAATKAGLVQLLRTAAAELGPRGVRVNAIAPGVVETPLTRQIRSDPAWEAAYASKSALGRWAQPSELAGAVVYLASDAASFVTGSVLTVDGGWTAVDGRYDPPGL, from the coding sequence GTGAGCTATGAGGATCTCTTCCGGCTGGACGGCAGGCGGGTGGTCGTCGTGGGGGCCGGGAGCGGGATCGGGCGCGAGGCCGCCAAGGCGCTCGCGGCGCACGGCGCGGAGGTCGTGTGCGCCGACCGCGACGTCGACGCCGCCACCGCGACCGGTGTGGGCACCGCATACGCACTCGACGTGCTCGACCGGGAGGCCGTCCGGTCCGCGGCCACCGATCTGGGCGCCGTGGACGTGCTGGTGTTCACCGCGGCCACCAACGTCCGCAAGCGGCTGCTGGACTACGCCGACGCGGAGTTCGACCGGGTGGTCGACCTGAACCTGCGGGCCTCGTTCAACCTGGTCCGGGCGTTCGGCGGCCCGATGGCCGAGCGGGGCCGCGGCTCGATCGTCGGGTTCGCCTCGATCCGCGCCGTCACCGTCGAGCCGGGCCAGGGCGTGTACGCGGCGACGAAGGCCGGGCTCGTGCAGCTGCTGCGCACCGCCGCCGCCGAGCTGGGGCCGCGCGGGGTGCGGGTCAACGCGATCGCCCCGGGCGTGGTGGAGACCCCGCTGACGCGGCAGATCCGCTCCGACCCGGCCTGGGAGGCCGCCTACGCGTCGAAGAGCGCGCTCGGCCGCTGGGCGCAGCCGTCGGAGCTGGCCGGGGCGGTGGTGTACCTGGCATCGGACGCGGCGAGCTTCGTGACCGGCAGCGTGCTCACCGTCGACGGCGGCTGGACGGCCGTCGACGGCCGCTACGACCCCCCTGGGCTCTGA
- a CDS encoding isochorismatase family protein: protein MAQALLVVDVQRGFVSGADAVLAAPTLLRTLDGLVAAARAADALVVHLQNDGPPGEPDEPHTPGWELAIAPRDGEPVLRKTEDDPFAETDLAALLSGHGVTRMAVCGLLSEFCVSAAARGALDRGFRVVLPHDAHATYDVPAGPGSAGVPAALASRAAEWALGDAIEIVATAAEVRFTQP, encoded by the coding sequence ATGGCGCAGGCCCTCCTCGTGGTCGACGTGCAGCGCGGGTTCGTGTCGGGCGCGGACGCGGTGCTCGCCGCCCCAACACTGCTGAGGACGCTCGACGGGCTGGTCGCGGCGGCGCGCGCCGCCGACGCGCTCGTGGTCCACCTGCAGAACGACGGCCCGCCCGGCGAGCCGGACGAGCCCCACACGCCCGGCTGGGAGCTGGCGATCGCCCCGCGGGACGGGGAGCCGGTGCTGCGCAAGACCGAGGACGACCCCTTCGCGGAGACGGACCTCGCCGCCCTGCTGTCCGGCCACGGCGTGACCCGCATGGCCGTCTGCGGGCTGCTGTCCGAGTTCTGCGTGAGCGCGGCCGCCCGGGGCGCCCTCGACCGCGGGTTCCGGGTAGTTCTGCCGCACGACGCGCACGCCACCTACGACGTGCCCGCCGGGCCGGGCAGCGCGGGCGTACCCGCAGCGCTCGCCTCCCGCGCGGCGGAGTGGGCGCTCGGCGACGCGATCGAGATCGTGGCGACCGCGGCCGAGGTGCGGTTCACGCAGCCATGA
- a CDS encoding ABC transporter permease encodes MSSLDRTLSIVRGNVTLFVRDPGPLVGRITQPVLLVLLMQPLYVAAIGDGARGTAQVVLGQLVMFSLLGTSVVGSSILTERRWNTLDRLRATPARVPELLTGKAVPVMGFLLLQQAVLLVLGVTVLGLEVTDPALLLLAAVVWAATVLCTGAAIATTVGSLAQFSAVVDVGSTVVAGLSGALVPLAAMPEWARTIAPVWPGYWAMEGLRSALDGDREATLVAVAVLLAFAAAAAAIAAVRLRRGWGRSTLL; translated from the coding sequence GTGTCGTCCCTTGACCGCACCCTCTCGATCGTCCGGGGCAACGTCACCCTCTTCGTGCGTGACCCCGGGCCGCTCGTCGGCCGCATCACCCAGCCCGTCCTGCTCGTCCTGCTGATGCAGCCGCTGTACGTGGCGGCGATCGGCGACGGCGCCCGCGGGACGGCGCAGGTCGTCCTCGGCCAGCTGGTGATGTTCAGCCTGCTCGGCACGTCCGTCGTCGGCAGCTCGATCCTCACAGAACGCCGCTGGAACACCCTCGACCGGCTCCGCGCGACCCCGGCCCGGGTCCCCGAGCTCCTCACCGGCAAGGCGGTCCCCGTCATGGGTTTCCTGCTGCTGCAGCAGGCGGTCCTCCTGGTTCTCGGCGTGACGGTGCTGGGACTGGAGGTCACCGACCCCGCCCTGTTGCTGCTCGCCGCCGTCGTCTGGGCCGCCACGGTGCTCTGCACCGGTGCCGCCATCGCCACGACGGTCGGCAGCCTCGCCCAGTTCAGCGCCGTCGTCGACGTCGGTTCGACGGTCGTCGCCGGCCTCAGTGGCGCCCTCGTACCGCTGGCGGCGATGCCGGAATGGGCCCGCACGATCGCGCCCGTCTGGCCCGGCTACTGGGCCATGGAAGGGCTGCGCTCAGCCCTGGACGGCGACCGGGAGGCCACCCTCGTCGCCGTGGCGGTCCTGCTCGCGTTCGCCGCCGCGGCGGCGGCGATCGCCGCGGTCCGCCTCCGGCGCGGCTGGGGTCGCAGCACGCTGCTGTGA